The uncultured Mailhella sp. genome segment GTGGGTTCTTTTTTCTTCATCGGGAACTCCGGTTCTTGGCCTTTGGGGCGGAATCGAAAATGCTGCGTGTGGGGCCGCCGACGAGCGAGGGCGGATCCTGAAACAGCGGCATGGCGTCCACGGCCACGCCCTGCACCAGAAAACCGAGATGCAGATGCGGCCCGGTCACGCGGCCCGTGGAGCCGGAACGTCCTATGACCTGCCCTCTTCTTACGCTTTGTCCGGGCGAAACGTCAAAGGCGGAAAGGTGGGCGTAGGTGCTTATCACGCCCTGACCGTGATCTATGTACACGGTGTTTCCGCCGAAATACTGCGGTTCGGCGAGCAGCACGGTGCCGTCGGCCACGGCGAGCACGCTTGCGCCTTCCGGGCTGCGCATGTCCGTGCCCTTGTGCGGGGCGCGGGGCTTGCCGTTGAACACGCGGCGGCCGCCGAAGGGACTGGTCACGCCGCCGGGCACCGGTTTTTTCAGGGGCAGCGTCCAGGCTTTTTCCGTGCGCGAGGCAAGCGCCTTGCGGCTGCTCGCCGCGTCGCGGGCAATCTGTTCCTGCACCTCGCGGGGCGGCTCGACGTATTTGGGAGCCACCTTCAGAATGCTTTTCGGCCACGGCACGGAGGCGGCCGTTACGGAAAAGTCGCGCTTTTCGCCGTTCACGCGCAGGGAAACGGTATGGCGGCCTTTGGCGTCCATGGGCATGGCGAGAAGAAGTTCCGCCTTCCAGAGCTCGCCCTCCCGGGCGGCGGGCACGCGGAACTGTTCGCCGCGCCAGGAAAACACGGCTTCAAAGGGAGCGGCGTCGGCAATGGAAACCGGAAAGGCGTGCCCCTGACTGACCTTTGCAGGCACGGAAAATTCCGCGGCCTGCGCGAATCCGGCAAGGGAAAGAAGCATCGCGGCAAGAAGAACAAGGCGTTTCATGAGCGAGTCTCTGACGAAGGTTGCGGAGGTCACGACCGGGAGCTTTTGTCCGGCGGCTCGGGCGTGACGGCGGTGACGGAGCCGACGACCTGGCCGTCGGCAAGCGTGACGGAAAACATGCGGCCGGGCGCGGTGTCCGACACGGAACGGAGGATGCGGCCTTCTTCGTCGAAGGCCACGGCGTAGCCCCGGCGCAGCGGCTCGAAGGGATCAAGCGCCTGCAAGCGAAGCTCCAGACGGGTGAGGCTGCGCTCTTCGGCAAGGCCGATCATGCGGCCGAGGGGAAGAAGCGCGGCCTGCGCGCGTTCCGCCTGTGCCTGCGCGCGCTGAAGGCGCGCTTCTCCGGCCCCGCGCAGGCGGAGGGACAGGCGTTCGAGCTCCGCTTCCCGCGCGTCCAGGCGTCCGCTCTGATCGCGCAGGCCTGATAAGAGCGTTTCCAGCGTGCGGGCGCGCTTTTCCAGCAGAGCGTTCAGAGCCGCTTTCATGCGCCTTGTCGCGTCGTCGAGCCGTTCCGCCTGCGCGCGCATGCGCTCCCGGGGCGAGAGCAGATCAAGCGCCCGGGCCGCGTGCCGCAGGCGCAGGGAAAGTTCGTTCAGTCGGCGGTCGAGGGCGTTTTGCAGGGCCGTTTCCAGGCCGTCCACATGCTGGGCCAGCACATGCCTCTCCTGCCAGAGAATCTGTGCCGTGTGGCTGGGCGTAGCCGCGGCGTAGTCGGCCGTGAAGTCGGTGATGCTGTGATCGATTTCATGCCCGATGCCCGTGAGCACGGGAATGGGACAGCGGTACACGGCGCGGGCCACGCGCTCGTCGTTGAAGGCCCACAGATCCTGCACCGATCCGCCGCCGCGGATGAGCACCGCCACTTCGGCCCAGCCTTCGCGCCCCACCTCTTCGAGCGCTTCCACGATGCGCGGCGGAGCGTCTTCGCCCTGCACGGGCACGGGATGAATGCGGATTTCCGCGCCGAGCCCGCGCGTTGAGCTGATGCGGATGAAGTCGCGGATGGCGGCCCCGCTCGGCGCGGTGATCACGGCCACGCGGCGGGGTTCGCGGGGCAGGGGGCGCTTTCTTGCCGCGTCGAACAGGCCTTCGGCGGCCAGCCTGCGCTTGAGCGCCTCAAATTCCTGATGCCACAGGCCGAGCCCGGCGGCCTGCGCCAGATCGACGATCATCTGATACTGACCGCGCGCGCCGTACACGGTGAGACGACCGGCGCACACGAGGGTCTGTCCGTTCTCCATGGTGCGGGCGAGACTGGGGCGCGGTCCGTCTTCCCACACCTCGCCGGTGAGCGGATCAAAGGCTTCGTCCTTCTGCTGCCTTTTGAACCATACGCAGTTTAAAAGCGCGTCGTCTTCCTTCAGGGAAAAATAGACGTGCCCCGACGAGGGGCGGGAAAGGTTGGTCACTTCTCCCTGAACCCACACGTACGGGAAGCGGCTTTCCACGGTCTGACGCAGTCGTTCCGTGACCTGCCGCACGCTGAGAATGGCGTCCATGTCGATAGCCTCCGGGAGCGGACAATAGGTGCCGTCGTGATTTGTGACCGGAAAAGAGCGCTTCTGCCGCAAACGCGCCTGAACGGCGCGGAACGCTTGCCGAAACTCCCTCGCCTTTCTGCGCGCCGCTCTTCGCGCCACTCCTGCGCATAAGCGGGCGAGGCAGGCAAAAGTGCGCGCCCCCTCGCAAAGCGGCCGCACGTCTCCTTTTCATCCTGCGTCCGGCGCGGCGAACGCGTAAGAGGTTCGGCGTCCGGCCCGGCGTCCGATGCGCCGTCAGGCCCGGCGCAGAGCGTCAGCGCGTCTTCCGTTTTTGCGCGCTCTGTGCGGAGAAAAAGGCCGCCCGGAACCGAAGATCCGGGCGGCTCGCGTCGTCAGCGCTTCCAGCTGTCCAGCACGGACTGCCGCCATGCGGGGAAAGCCTGCTCGAAGCTGTCGGCGGGAAGGGTGGACTTTTCGCCGGTGCGGCGGTTCTTCACTTCCACCACGCCCTGCGCAAGGCCCTTGCCGCCCACGGTGATCTGCATGGGAATGCCGATGAGGTCGGCGTCCTTGAACTTCACGCCCGGGCGTTCTTCGCGGTCGTCGTACAGGGTTTCCATGCCGAGAGAGGTGAGATACGCGTCGATGGCGTCGCACTTGGCGGCCACGTCGGCGTTCTTGGGATCAAGGCACACGATGTGCGCGTCGAAGGGCGCAAGCTGCGGCGGGAACATGATGCCGTGCTCGTCGAAGTTCTGTTCGATGCAGGCGGCCACCACGCGGGACACGCCGATGCCGTAGCAGCCCATGATCATGAGTCTTTCCTTGCCGTTTTCGTCAAGGAACACGGCGTGCAGCGCTTCGCTGTACTTGGTGCCGAGCTTGAAGATGTGGCCCACTTCGATGCCGCGCTTGATTTCCAGCGGACGGCCGCAGCAGGGGCAGGGATCGCCGGCCACGGCGTTGCGCAGATCCGCCCATTCGATGGGCAGGGTCACGTCGCGCACGAGGCTCAGGTGACGCACGTGCGCGTCGGCCTTGTTGGCTCCGGCAATCCAGTCGTTGGAAGCCATGAGTTCCTTGTCGGCGTAGATCTTGTCCACGCCCCTGAGTCCGGCGGGGCCGGCAAAGCCCACGGGAGCGCCGGTCATGGCCTGCACCTGTTCGGGCGTGGCGAACTGAATGTCGTCGGCGTCGATGAGGTGGGCGAGCTTGATTTCGTTGAGTTCGCGGTCGCCGCGCAGCAGCACGGCCACGGGCTTGCCGTCGGCCATGAAGAGCAGCGTCTTGACGAGCTTGTCGGCGGAAACGCCGAGGAAGGCGCACACTTCCTCAATGGTGTGCTGGCCGGGCGTGGCCACTTCTTCCATGGCGGGGCAGGGCGTTTCATCCTGCGTGAAGGTCGTGCTGATGGAAGCGCGCTCCACGTTGGCGGCCCAGGTGCAGTCCGGCCAGTTGGTGCAGGCGGCAATGGCGTCTTCGCCGGTTTCGGCGAGCACCATGAATTCATGGGAGAAATTGCCGCCGATGGCTCCGGAGTCGGCTTCCACGGGGCGGAAGTCGAGGCCCATGCTGCTGAAGATCTTGTGATAGGCGTCCTTCATGGAAGCGTAGCTTCTGTTCGCGCCTTCGTCGTCCACGTCGAAGGAGTAGCCGTCCTTCATGAGAAATTCGCGGCCGCGCATGAGGCCGAAGCGGGGACGCACTTCGTCGCGGAACTTGGTCTGAATCTGATACAGGTTCAGGGGCAGCTGACGATAGGACTTCACTTCGCCGCGCAGAAGATCGGTCATGACCTCTTCATGGGTGGGGCCGAGGCAGTAGTCGCGGTCATGCCTGTCCTGGAAGCGCAGCAGTTCCTTGCCGTACTTCTTCCAGCGGCCGGATTCCTGCCACAGTTCGGCGGGCTGCACCATGGGAAGCAGCACTTCAATGGCTCCGGCGGCGTTCATTTCGCGGCGCACGATGTCCTTGGCCTTTTCCAGCGTGCGGAGGCCGAGAGGCAGCCAGGTGTAGATGCCGCTCGTGAGCTTGCGAATCATGCCCGCGCGTACCAGCAGCTTGTGGCTGATGACTTCGGCGTCGGCGGGGGCTTCCTTCAGGGTGGGGATGTAGTAACGGCTCCAGCGCATAGAGGATCCTTCAGTTGCTTTGGGTAAGAAGTTTGTCGAGTTCTTCAAGAAAAGCCGCAAGCAGAGCGTCCTGACCGTTCACGGAACGCAGCACCTTTCCCTTGCGGAATATGACGCCCTTGTCGCGCCCGCCCGCCAGACCGATGTCGGCTTCGCGGGCTTCTCCCGGGCCGTTGACCACGCATCCCATGACCGCGATCTTGAGACGGCTCGCGGCCGCCGCGGGATGGGACTGCACGTATTCCTCCACCTTTTCGGCCATGCCGATGAGGTCGATTTCCGTGCGGCCGCAGGTGGGGCAGGAAACGATTTCCGGGCCGCGGCTGCGAAGGCCCACGGCGCGCAGAATTTCCCAGGCCACGGCCACTTCCCGAACCGGATCGGCCGTGAGGGAGACGCGTATGGTATCGCCGATGCCCTCAAAAAGCAAAAGGCCGAGACCCACCGCGGATTTTACGGTTCCGCGCATGGGCGTGCCCGCCTCGGTCACGCCGAGATGCAGCGGATAATCCGCCCGTTCGGCCATGAGACGGTAGGCGGCAATGGTGTCCGTCACCGAGGAGGACTTGAGCGAAACCTTGATGTCGTAGAAGCCGCGCTTCTCCAGCATGCGCACGTGGGAGAGCGCGCTTTCCACCAGCGCCTCGGGCGTGGGGCCGCCGAAGCGCTCCAGCAGATCCTTCTCCACGGAGCCGCTGTTCACGCCCACGCGGATCACCGCGCCGTTGGCCCTGGCTGCCGCGGCCAGATTGTCCACCGGGCCTTCGCCGCCGATGTTGCCGGGATTGATGCGCAGCCCTTTGAGGCCTGCGTCGAGCGCGGCGAGGGCGAGGCGGTAGTCGAAGTGAATGTCGGCCACAAGGGGCACGGGAGAGCGGTCGGCAATGGTTTTCAGGGCGGAGGCGGCCTTTTCGTCGGGCACGGCGAGGCGCACTACTTCGCAGCCTGCGTCGCAGAGTTTTTGTATCTGTTCCAGCGTGGCGGTGGCGTCGCGCGTGTCGGTGTTGGTCATGCTCTGCACCACGACGGGCGCGCCGCCGCCGATGAGCACGTTGCCGAGCCGAAGCTGCCGGGTGTGATTTCTGTGGGGAGCGTTCATGCTTTCTCCTTGAAGCTGCGCAGATGGTGTAGCGCGTCCCAGGTGTAGATGACAAGGGCCAGCCAGATGACGGGGAAGGAGATCATGTCGGAGGGCTTCATGCTTTCTCCGAGCACGGTGATGGCCAGCAGAAAGGAAATGGACGGGCTGACGTACTGCAGAATGCCTATGGTGGCAAGGGTGACGCGGCGGGCCGCGTAGCCGAACATGAGCAGCGGCAGACCGGTGAAGGCGATGGTGCAGGCGAGCAGAACCGGACGCAGGGGGCCGTAGCCGACGATGCCGAAGCCCGGTTCCGTGAAGCCGAGCCAGAGCAGCGAGAGGGGCATGAGCATGAGCGCCTGCACGAAGAGGCTGGGCGCGGAAGGCATGCGCAGGGTTTTCTGCACGTAGCCGTAGAAGGCGAAGGAAAAGGCGAGAGTGAGGCCGATCCACGGAATGTGGCCGTAGGCGAGAACGCTTGCCGATACGCCCACGACGGCCAGGGCGACGGCGGCTCCCTGCGCGCGCGACAGTGTTTCGCCGAGCAGAAGACGCCCCATGAGCACGTTGAGCAGGGGAGTGATGAAGTAGCCCAGAGAGGATTCCACGATGCGCCCGGTGGTGACGGCGAGAAGATAGACGCTCCAGTTCAGGCCGAGCAGCGCGGCGGCAAGAAAGAGGGAGAGCAGTGTGCGTCTGCTTTCAAAGGCGGCGCGCACGGCCGGAAACTGACGGGTGACGGCCAGCACGGCGCCGAGAAAGATCACGGTCCAGATCATGCGGTGGGCCATGATGGAAATGGGATTCAGGGCGCCGAGCAGCGGCCAGAACAGCACGGCGAGCCCCCACAGAAGATGGGCGGCAAGACCTGCGCCGGTTCCCGCGCAGGAGCCGGTGCATTCCCTGGGCATGAAGGAGAGGTGAAGATGCATCATGAAAACTGACGGTCGGGCGCTCTGCGGGGCGGATGTTTCAGGCGGGCGTGAAAGGAGGATGGGCGTTTTCCGGCAAAGGCTTCGGCGCGGCGGAAACGCCCATGAGAGGAGTCTGTTTCTCTCAGACAAGCGCCGTCGGCTCGCGGAATCTCCCGGCCCGAAACAGACGCCTTCGCGGCGCGGGAGGTGGCTGGGCGGCGAAACGCGCTTTTTTCGGCCTGCGTCTCCTTGCGGCAGCGCAGGGGGCGCCTGGCGTTCTGGCGGCGCGAGCGTCCGTAACCAGCAAGTCCGCTCTTCCGCGGTGGGGCGGAAGAGCGGACTGCGCGTGAACAAAAAGGCGCTTCGGAACGTTTCGTCCGCGACGCGGACGGCCCGAAGACGAGGCCGGAAAGACTAGCGGTTGAAGGAACGGGCGTAGAGCTCCACGATGGCCCGGCGGCCGTTGGCTTCCAGGAAGCGGGTGCCGGTGGCGGTGAAGCGCGAATGCTTGATGATGGGATCGTCCTTCTTCACCCATTCGTCGTTGATCCAGCGGAACCAGGCGTCCTTCTTCTGATCGAAGACGAGCAGGGGCTTGTTGCACAGCTTGGCGAATTCCGCGCCCCAGCCGGTGCCGCCCTTGACGGTCTTGTCTTCCTGAATTTCACCGACGACGAGCACTTCGCTGCCGCTGCTCACCTGCCAGCAGATGGACTGGAGGACTTTGCGGAACAGCGGAGCGCGGGTGTATTCGCGGCCCATGAGGCGGGAAACATAGGTCATGCTGACGTCCTTGAGCGCCAGTTCGTCCTGAGTGAGCACGCGAACGCCGCGCGTGCGCTCTATCTGATGGCCTTCAAAGCTGTAGTTGACCTCTTCGATGCCCCAGGCTTCGGCCTGAGCTCCAAAGAACTGTTCAGCGCCGGCAGCGCCGCCGCTGAAAAGAACGCACTGTTTCGGATCAAGCATCTGGTCCTCCCAGAGTAGATGGTGTTACGGAAAAGGATAAATATGGATCCTGCGGAGGATCAGTATTCAGGTTCGACGCGACGGGTGCCGTTGGCTCCCACGACGATGCGCACGCGTTGGCCGGGAGTGATGTAGGGATCCTTGCCCTGAACGATGACTTCTTCGCTGCCGTTGTCGTAGCGCACGGTGATCTGCAGGCCGGTCTGCTGCGAGGCGAGATTGCCCGCGCCTGCGCCTGCTGCGCCGCCGAGCAGCGCGCCGCCCACGGTGGCGAGGGTGCGGCCGGAGCCGCTGCCTATGGTGCTGCCGATGACGCCGCCAGCAATGGCGCCGATGACGCCGCCGACGGTCTGCTTGGAGCTTGCGCCGCTGTTGATGTTGACTTCCCTGACTTCCGTAGCCGTGGCGCGGTACACGGTAAAGGACTGACGCGCTTCACCGGCGTTGTAGTCGTAACCGCCGAGCTGCGGTCCGCATCCCGGAAGCGCGGGAAGGGCGACCGCCATGGCTGCGGCCAGAATCAGGGCCGACGACTTACGAAAACGCATAACAGTCTCCTGTAAAGACGAAGTGGAAACAAGAGTGCTTCCATCATAACCAGCTTGCGGGGAATGTCCAGTTAAGAACGCCTTGCGCTGCTTCTGCACGCGGAAAATCCGGCTGGCCCTGCGCCTGCGGCGGGGCGGTCGTTCGTTCTGCACCTGTTCTGTGTGCGGACAAAGGCGCGGCGAAGAAGTTGCACGGCATTAAATAAAAGACCCCGGCAAGCCGGGGTGGAACAAGGCTGCTTGGACAGCCTCAGCAACTAGTAGCGGGGACGGGGAGCACGGGGCTTCGCTTCGTTCACGCGCAGGGTGCGTCCGCCGAAGCTGGTGTTGTCCAGAGCTTCAATGGCGGCAGCGGCCGCGGGATCTTCCATCTCGACAAAACCAAAACCACGGGCACGCCCGGTTTCACGGTCGCTCACCAGCTTTACGGAGAGCACGTTGCCGTAAGGGGCAAAAAGATTCTGAACCTGCTCTTCGGTGGCGGACCAGGGAAGATTCCCGACATAAATAGACTTGGCCATGAGAAAAACCTCACACAAAAGAAATCTAAAACCCACACCCTGCTCCGGCAAACCGATTGCCCAGAGTGTCTCTCCTGTCTATCAGCTATGCCCCAACGGCAAGATCAAGTCAATGCGTCTTTGGTATTTTTTTCTCATTTTATCAGCCCGGAAAGTTCTTTTTTTCCCTGTTATTGCAAATAAATATGCCGTGTCGGAAAGAAATCTGGAGAGAATTTCAGATATTTTTTGGGGAGGAGAAGAAATATGCCTCAGATAGCCGGAATCAGTGCGCCTCAGAGCGCATCCCCTGCGGAAAGGGCGGGCGGGTCGAAATATCGGAAGAAAAATAAATGTTGAGTGATATGAGTGAATTATACTTGTGCGTCTGAGCTTGTGAATGAAGTCGTGAACGGTGCGTTCCGCGCGGCGGGCGGTTTTGCGGCGCACGGAGCCGCCAAAAGGGCGGCTGAGCCGTTTTCGGCGCGGGCAGGCGCGGAAAGACGGCCGATTTACGGCAGCGCGAGTCGGACAGGGGAGCGGCGGACGGCGCAGGATTCATGCAAGAAAGAGGCGGCACGCGGCATCGGCGCTCAGACGGAGGAAGGTTTCGGAGGCGGGCAGTTCTTGGCTGGCTGCACGGCGCTCGGCGCGCAAGCGGAGAACGGGCAGGGGGGGCTGCCGCCGCGGGCCGTGCGCGCCAAAGGAAGCAGCGGCGCTTCGGCAAAAGGGCGCGCCTCTTCCGGCGAAGGTCAGGACTGCCGACGCTTGAACAGCTTTTCGAGATCGGCCTTTTCCAGCGTCACGGCGCAGGGTCTGCCGTGGGGGCAGAAGTCCGGCGATTCCGTGCGCAGCCACTGCCGGATGAGATGCATGGCGTCGTCGGGCGTGAGATGTTGTCCTGCGCGGATGGCCGTGGCGCAGGCGTGATGAATCCACACGCCCTCCAGATCGTCCACGCGTCCGGAGAGCGCCTCGCGCAGAAAGGCCGAGGCTTCGGCGCGATCCATTTCCGGGGGCATGGTCTGCACGAGGCACTGATTGCCCCGGCACGAGGTTTCAAAGCCGAGCTTGAGCAGGTTGTCCCGAATCTCCAGCAGGCGTTCCGTCTCCGCGGGGTGCAGATCCATCTTGAGAGGCACGAGCAGCGGCTGCGCCACGCCGCGCGAGCCGCCGTTGCGGAACTTTTCATAGAAGATGCGTTCGTGCATGGCGTGCTGATCCAGAATCAGCAGCGTGTCGTCGTTCTGGGAAAGCACGAGATAGGTGCGGGCCACCTGACCGAGATAGCGGAAGCCGCGCAGGGGCGAGACGTCCGCGCTCTGCTCTGGGCGCGCCTCCGGCAGCGGGAGATCGAGAGGCTTCGGCGCGGCCTTGATTTCCGGCGCAGTCGCTGTTGCCTCCGCAGGCGTCGCAACGGGCGCGGAGGGCGCAGGCTGCGCTTCGGTCGTCAGGCTTTCCGAGGACTCGACAAAAGGTTCGGCGTCTTCCGACTCCCGGTTCACGGGAAGGGGCGGCACGGATGCGGAGCGAGGATGCGGCACGGCAAAGCCCGTCTTTTCGCGGACGACGCTTTTGTTCGATCGCCCGGTGACGAAGTCCCGTTCGGGCATGCTGCGTTCGCGAAGTCCTGCGGGGCCGTCGTCCTGAAAGTCAAAGGACGCGCGGGGCGGCGTTTTCTGCTTCGGCATCACGCGCACGGCGTCGGCCTCGCCCCAGAAGCCCAGCGGGCGCGCAGGGCGTTCCTTTTCCTGCACGGCGGGGGCGTCCGCGCGTTCGGCAAAGCGTTCGGAAGCGAGCGGCACGCCCGCAAGCGCGCTGCCCACGGCGCGCAGCACGGCGGCGAACACGGTCTGCTCGTCGCGGAAGCGGACTTCGTTCTTGGCGGGATGCACGTTGACGTCCACTTCCTCGGGCGGCATGTCGATGAACAGCACGGTCTGCGGATAGTCGCGGCTGGTGAGACGGCCCTGATAGACCTGACGCACGGCGCGCATGAGCAGCCTGTCGTTGACGGCGCGGCCGTTCACGTAGAAGAGCATGCGGTCGGCGCGCGGCTGTGAGGAGCGCGGATCGGAGGTGAGACCGTGCAGATGCATGCCCGACGTCGTCACGTCGAAGGGACGCAGGGCGTCCACCACGGCGGGCGGCCACAGCAGGGCCATGCGCTGGGCGAGCGTCTGCCCCGCCTCGAAGCGGACGAGCTCCCGGGAACCGGCCTTGAGCGTGAAGCCGACGTCCATGCGGGCGAGGGCGAGTCTGGTGAAGAGTTCCTGCGCTTTTTTCTGCTCTGTGGCGGGCGTTTTCAGAAATTTCAGTCGTGCAGGAATGTTGGAGAACAGCTCGGAAACTTCCACCACGGTGCCCTGATTGAGCGCCGCCGGGGCCACGGAGCGGATGGAGCCGTAGAGCACGTCGATGCAGAAGGCCTCGCCGGTGGAGCCGTCGTCCTCCAGTGGAGCGGAGGTCATGCGGAAGCGCGACACGGACGCAATGCTGGGCAGGGCCTCGCCGCGGAAGCCGTAGGAGCGGATGTTCATGAGATCGGCCACGTCGGCGATTTTGCTGGTGGCGTGACGGGTCACGGCGAGCTCCAGCTGATCGCCGCTCACTCCGCGGCCGTTGTCGGTCACGCGGATCATGGTCTGACCGCCGTTTTCCAGTTCCGCCAGCACGCTGGTGGCTCCGGCGTCGAGGCTGTTTTCCACAAGTTCCTTGACCACGCTGGCCGGACGTTCCACCACTTCGCCGGCGGCGATCTGGTTGGAAAGTTCGGGAGGAAGCAGGCGGATGATTTTTTGGGCGTTCGTGTTCATGGGAGTCCTTTGCTTGAGTGACGCGCGGCGTTGCGATTGATATTTTCGGGCGAAACGTCAGGAAGTCAAGACGGGGAAAGAGAAGCGGCGCGTCGGCGGAAAAGAGGGGCGGCTGTTGCTGATCGTCGGAATCGCCCGGCGGGCCGGGAGCGTTGCGGGGAGAGTCGGGGTGAAGCTGCGGCAGAGGGGCGCGGGAAAAGGGGAAAGACAGGCGGCGGGCCGTACGCGGCGCGTGAGGCGTGGGAACGTTCGGCGCGCCGGAGCTGGACAAACGCGGCAGACCGTCACGGCGGGGGAAAAATTGCGTTTTTCAGAGGAAGACGTCAGCGGTAGGAAACGTGCTTCGGCGTTCGGCAACGCGCGCTGCCCTTTGTGAGCGTGAACCGCCGTTTGTGAGCGCGCCGCCGGGAGGACGCACAGGGGCGCATTTCTGGGATCGCCTCGTCCTGGGAACATCTCGTCCGGAGCTCCGAGTCTTGGGCGCGCAACACCCTTCGGGCTGCCGGGTCCTGGACTGTTGCCGCGCTCCGTTCGGCGCGCGGTTCCTTCCCGGGTCGGGCGGGCGCTGATGAGGAAAGTGCGCCTTGCGGCGGGATCAGGCGGATTTTTTGGCCTTGCGCTGACGCGGCGGCTGACTGCCGCCCTGACGCAGCATGTGGAAATACAGTTCGCGTCCCACCCAGGCGTCGGTGGCGGCGTATTTTATCTGCTGCACGGTGAGTTCGTGGTTTTCCCAGTTGGAGCACTGGGCGCTTTTGCTGATGCGGAAGCCCAGCAGATTGGCGGCCAGAGTGCGCAGGCCCTGTGCCTGAATGCCGCGCGCGCGGGCCATGGCGGCAAGGTCCGCCACGCCGTCGGCCGCAAAGGGATGAATGCGGGCAAGGGCCTTCATGTCGTCGTGAATGGCCACGCCGGCCTTCAGCACGCGGGGAGAGGAAAGCAGTTCGGCTACGTCTTCGGAAAAAGGCGTGTGCGTGAGCTGAATGAGGTACACGGTTTCCGCCGTGGCAAGCTGAATGAGGGCCGGGCGGCAGGTCTTGCCCTTGGTGAAGGTGGGGCGGGTCTCGGTGTCGAAGCCGAGCACGTTTTCCTGCCACAGATCGTTCAGCGCTGCGGCCAGCGCGTTTTCGTCCTGCACGAGCACGACGGGACCTTCCCACGCGCGGAGGGGGAGAAGGTTGATTTCCTCCTTGCTCAGGGACGGCTGAAGAACGACGGGCGAGAGCGACTGTCGATGCGGTGCGCGGGACGGGGAAGATGCGTTGTTGCCGGACATAAATAATACCTTTCTGGCGAGACTAGCATGGAAAGACAGAGGGGGCAAGCCGTCTGCTGCCGCTCTGGCGGAGTCCGTGGGGGAACGTATGTTCTGCCGGACAGTTACGGTAAAAATAACGATACGTTATGCAAAAACTCGCCGGCATGCGTTCGTTTTCCCCGGTATTGCCGGAGCGCGGAGGCGGCAAGCGTTCCTTCAGGCTCTGTTCGTCGTCTGTTGCCTCTCGGGAGGCTTATGCGTTGCAGAGATTGAAGACAAATATTCCGCCTCCGGACGCCGATGAGAGTCCGGAGGCGGAAAAACGCGTCGATGACGCCATCTTCAAGAATCGCGCAGGGCGTTGTTGCGGCGATTCTGCCGCGTTTCAACATTCGACAAGAAAGCCGCTGCGGCAGCATGCCTGTTTTTTCCGGCAACGTCGCGCGACGGCGCAGAAAGCGCTTCCGTTTTCCGCGCGTCGGCATTCATGGGAGACCGGGGTGCGCGCTGTTTTGCCGGGTTACTTGCCTATGCAGAAGGAAGAGAAAATGGCGTTCAGCGTGTCTTCCGTACTGTTCAGACCGGTAATGTCCGCCAGATGCGCGCTGGCAGTTTCCAGATGGATGCTGCAAAGATCCGGCGGCACGGACAGGGCGATGGCCTTTTTCAGCGCTTCGAGCGCTTCGAGCGCCCGGCGGAGCTGACTTGCCTGACGGAGATTGGGCGCAATGTCGCCTTCTTCCGGCGTTTCGTCCTTGAGGCAGAGGCGTCGGATGGCGGCGGCAAGTTCGTCCACGCCTTCGCCGCTGCGTGCGCTGACGGGCAGCACGTCTGCGCCGTGGAAGCGGCGCGCGCTCTCCGGCAGCGGGCAGAGATCGGCCTTGTTCCAGACCACGAGGCAGCGTTCCGGCCCCAGTTCGTCCACGAGCGCGCCTTCGGCACGGAAGGTGTCGTCGAGGTCTCCGG includes the following:
- a CDS encoding M23 family metallopeptidase; its protein translation is MKRLVLLAAMLLSLAGFAQAAEFSVPAKVSQGHAFPVSIADAAPFEAVFSWRGEQFRVPAAREGELWKAELLLAMPMDAKGRHTVSLRVNGEKRDFSVTAASVPWPKSILKVAPKYVEPPREVQEQIARDAASSRKALASRTEKAWTLPLKKPVPGGVTSPFGGRRVFNGKPRAPHKGTDMRSPEGASVLAVADGTVLLAEPQYFGGNTVYIDHGQGVISTYAHLSAFDVSPGQSVRRGQVIGRSGSTGRVTGPHLHLGFLVQGVAVDAMPLFQDPPSLVGGPTRSIFDSAPKAKNRSSR
- the xseA gene encoding exodeoxyribonuclease VII large subunit, which produces MDAILSVRQVTERLRQTVESRFPYVWVQGEVTNLSRPSSGHVYFSLKEDDALLNCVWFKRQQKDEAFDPLTGEVWEDGPRPSLARTMENGQTLVCAGRLTVYGARGQYQMIVDLAQAAGLGLWHQEFEALKRRLAAEGLFDAARKRPLPREPRRVAVITAPSGAAIRDFIRISSTRGLGAEIRIHPVPVQGEDAPPRIVEALEEVGREGWAEVAVLIRGGGSVQDLWAFNDERVARAVYRCPIPVLTGIGHEIDHSITDFTADYAAATPSHTAQILWQERHVLAQHVDGLETALQNALDRRLNELSLRLRHAARALDLLSPRERMRAQAERLDDATRRMKAALNALLEKRARTLETLLSGLRDQSGRLDAREAELERLSLRLRGAGEARLQRAQAQAERAQAALLPLGRMIGLAEERSLTRLELRLQALDPFEPLRRGYAVAFDEEGRILRSVSDTAPGRMFSVTLADGQVVGSVTAVTPEPPDKSSRS
- a CDS encoding proline--tRNA ligase; this translates as MRWSRYYIPTLKEAPADAEVISHKLLVRAGMIRKLTSGIYTWLPLGLRTLEKAKDIVRREMNAAGAIEVLLPMVQPAELWQESGRWKKYGKELLRFQDRHDRDYCLGPTHEEVMTDLLRGEVKSYRQLPLNLYQIQTKFRDEVRPRFGLMRGREFLMKDGYSFDVDDEGANRSYASMKDAYHKIFSSMGLDFRPVEADSGAIGGNFSHEFMVLAETGEDAIAACTNWPDCTWAANVERASISTTFTQDETPCPAMEEVATPGQHTIEEVCAFLGVSADKLVKTLLFMADGKPVAVLLRGDRELNEIKLAHLIDADDIQFATPEQVQAMTGAPVGFAGPAGLRGVDKIYADKELMASNDWIAGANKADAHVRHLSLVRDVTLPIEWADLRNAVAGDPCPCCGRPLEIKRGIEVGHIFKLGTKYSEALHAVFLDENGKERLMIMGCYGIGVSRVVAACIEQNFDEHGIMFPPQLAPFDAHIVCLDPKNADVAAKCDAIDAYLTSLGMETLYDDREERPGVKFKDADLIGIPMQITVGGKGLAQGVVEVKNRRTGEKSTLPADSFEQAFPAWRQSVLDSWKR
- the ispG gene encoding flavodoxin-dependent (E)-4-hydroxy-3-methylbut-2-enyl-diphosphate synthase, producing the protein MNAPHRNHTRQLRLGNVLIGGGAPVVVQSMTNTDTRDATATLEQIQKLCDAGCEVVRLAVPDEKAASALKTIADRSPVPLVADIHFDYRLALAALDAGLKGLRINPGNIGGEGPVDNLAAAARANGAVIRVGVNSGSVEKDLLERFGGPTPEALVESALSHVRMLEKRGFYDIKVSLKSSSVTDTIAAYRLMAERADYPLHLGVTEAGTPMRGTVKSAVGLGLLLFEGIGDTIRVSLTADPVREVAVAWEILRAVGLRSRGPEIVSCPTCGRTEIDLIGMAEKVEEYVQSHPAAAASRLKIAVMGCVVNGPGEAREADIGLAGGRDKGVIFRKGKVLRSVNGQDALLAAFLEELDKLLTQSN
- the rarD gene encoding EamA family transporter RarD, whose product is MMHLHLSFMPRECTGSCAGTGAGLAAHLLWGLAVLFWPLLGALNPISIMAHRMIWTVIFLGAVLAVTRQFPAVRAAFESRRTLLSLFLAAALLGLNWSVYLLAVTTGRIVESSLGYFITPLLNVLMGRLLLGETLSRAQGAAVALAVVGVSASVLAYGHIPWIGLTLAFSFAFYGYVQKTLRMPSAPSLFVQALMLMPLSLLWLGFTEPGFGIVGYGPLRPVLLACTIAFTGLPLLMFGYAARRVTLATIGILQYVSPSISFLLAITVLGESMKPSDMISFPVIWLALVIYTWDALHHLRSFKEKA